One Methylobacterium sp. 77 DNA window includes the following coding sequences:
- the mtaB gene encoding tRNA (N(6)-L-threonylcarbamoyladenosine(37)-C(2))-methylthiotransferase MtaB, whose amino-acid sequence MAVETLTFGCRLNIVESEVMRRHAEASETGTDLVLVNTCAVTAEAGRQARKAIRKLARERPGAEIVVTGCGAQVETQAYSAMPEVTRIVGNDAKTRAETWRSATHPRQRLEIDDIMAAREAAPTRIASVSGHTRAFVPVQNGCDHRCTFCIIPFGRGNSRSVRLEDAVDQVRRIVEHGGREVVLTGVDLTAYGRDLPEASRLGDLVQAILAAVPDLARLRLSSIDSIEADEALMEAIASETRLMPHLHLSLQAGDDLILKRMKRRHGRDDAIRFCDTVRRLRPDAVFGADLIAGFPTETEEQFARSLDLVAECGLTHLHVFPYSPRPNTPAARMPSVPGDVIRERAARLREVGAEALSRHLDAQIGRTHSVLTERGGMARTEDFTLVRLGHEAPPGELRDVAIAGHDGRALIAA is encoded by the coding sequence ATGGCGGTCGAGACCCTGACGTTCGGCTGCCGCCTGAACATCGTGGAATCCGAGGTGATGCGCCGCCACGCCGAAGCGTCGGAGACGGGCACCGACCTCGTCCTGGTCAATACCTGTGCCGTCACGGCGGAGGCCGGGCGTCAGGCCCGCAAGGCGATCCGCAAGCTCGCCCGCGAACGGCCGGGCGCCGAGATCGTCGTCACCGGCTGCGGCGCACAGGTGGAGACGCAGGCCTATTCCGCCATGCCGGAAGTGACGCGCATCGTCGGTAACGACGCGAAGACCAGGGCCGAGACCTGGAGGTCCGCCACGCATCCCCGGCAGCGCCTCGAGATCGACGACATCATGGCCGCGCGCGAAGCGGCGCCGACCCGCATCGCCTCGGTCTCGGGACATACCCGCGCCTTCGTCCCGGTCCAGAACGGCTGCGATCATCGCTGCACCTTCTGCATCATTCCGTTCGGTCGGGGGAATTCCCGTTCGGTGAGGCTGGAGGACGCGGTCGATCAGGTCCGCCGCATCGTCGAGCATGGCGGTCGCGAGGTGGTACTCACCGGCGTCGATCTCACGGCCTACGGACGGGACCTGCCCGAGGCTTCGCGTCTCGGCGATCTCGTCCAGGCCATCCTGGCGGCCGTGCCGGATCTGGCGCGCCTGCGCTTGTCCTCGATCGACTCCATCGAAGCGGACGAGGCGCTGATGGAAGCGATCGCGTCCGAGACGCGGCTGATGCCGCATCTCCACCTCTCGCTCCAGGCCGGCGACGACCTGATCCTCAAACGGATGAAGCGCCGGCACGGCCGCGACGACGCGATCCGGTTCTGCGATACCGTACGGCGCCTGCGCCCGGATGCGGTCTTCGGCGCCGACCTGATCGCCGGCTTTCCGACCGAGACGGAGGAGCAGTTCGCCCGCTCCCTCGATCTCGTGGCGGAATGCGGGCTGACGCATCTCCACGTCTTCCCCTATTCGCCCCGCCCCAACACACCGGCCGCACGCATGCCGTCGGTTCCCGGAGACGTGATCCGCGAGCGCGCAGCCCGCCTGCGCGAGGTCGGGGCAGAAGCGCTGTCACGGCATCTCGATGCCCAGATTGGACGAACCCACTCCGTTCTCACCGAGCGGGGCGGGATGGCGCGGACGGAAGATTTCACCCTCGTCCGGCTCGGCCACGAAGCACCGCCGGGCGAACTGCGCGACGTCGCGATCGCCGGGCATGACGGCCGGGCTCTGATCGCCGCTTGA
- a CDS encoding RluA family pseudouridine synthase, translating to MDHPVADIGARLLYRDALVLVIDKPAGLPVHPGPKGGETLTDHLDALRFGLPRRPEAAHRLDRDTSGCLALGRHAKALARLNKLFAASGTVGKTYWAIVEGGPDEDEGRIDLPLARRSDDPRSWWMKTDPAGDPSLTTWRVLGRSPDRHLSWLALSPVTGRTHQLRVHCSAMGWPILGDTIYGTAPRSGGPGLHLHARALTLPLYPKKPPILVEAPAPAHMRGRMNLCGLERDG from the coding sequence GTGGATCACCCCGTAGCAGACATAGGCGCGCGCCTCCTCTACCGCGATGCCCTGGTCCTCGTCATCGACAAGCCGGCAGGGCTGCCCGTCCATCCCGGCCCGAAGGGCGGGGAGACACTGACCGATCATCTCGACGCCCTGCGCTTCGGCCTGCCGCGCCGCCCGGAAGCGGCTCACCGGCTCGACCGTGACACGTCGGGCTGCCTCGCTCTGGGGCGCCATGCCAAGGCTCTGGCGCGCCTCAACAAGCTGTTCGCCGCGAGCGGCACGGTGGGAAAGACCTATTGGGCCATCGTCGAGGGCGGCCCAGACGAGGACGAGGGCCGCATCGACCTGCCGCTCGCCCGCCGCTCGGACGACCCGCGCTCGTGGTGGATGAAAACGGACCCTGCCGGAGACCCATCGCTGACAACCTGGCGCGTTCTCGGCCGCTCGCCGGACCGGCACCTGTCCTGGCTCGCCCTCAGCCCGGTGACCGGCCGTACGCATCAGTTGCGCGTCCATTGCTCGGCGATGGGCTGGCCCATCCTCGGCGACACGATCTACGGCACCGCCCCGCGCTCGGGCGGGCCGGGACTGCATCTCCACGCCCGGGCGCTCACCCTGCCGCTCTATCCGAAGAAGCCGCCCATTCTCGTCGAGGCACCGGCACCGGCACACATGCGTGGGCGGATGAACTTGTGCGGGCTCGAGCGCGACGGGTGA
- a CDS encoding SDR family oxidoreductase — MTRLAGKICVVTGAARGIGRAIAEAFQAEGAVVIATDAAEAALTSASAEIGCRSVRLDVSSEEDWDALARTVPVVDIVVNNAGVTGFEAGHRPHDPENASLEDWRAVHRVNLDGTFLGCRYAIRAMKTRGSGSIVNISSRSGQVGIPLAAAYASSKAAIRNHTKTVALYCAQQGWAIRCNSIHPAAILTPMWEPMLGHGADRQARMSAIVADTPLKRFGRPEEVAALAVMLASDEAAYVTGAEFTIDGGLLAGSAASPG, encoded by the coding sequence ATGACAAGATTAGCCGGCAAAATCTGCGTCGTCACGGGCGCGGCACGCGGCATCGGCCGCGCCATCGCCGAAGCGTTCCAGGCGGAGGGCGCCGTTGTCATCGCCACCGATGCGGCCGAGGCAGCCCTCACCTCCGCTTCGGCCGAGATCGGCTGCCGGTCCGTCAGGCTCGATGTATCCAGCGAGGAAGACTGGGACGCGCTGGCCCGAACCGTTCCGGTCGTCGACATTGTGGTGAACAATGCCGGGGTGACCGGTTTCGAGGCGGGCCATCGTCCCCACGATCCCGAAAACGCGAGCCTGGAGGATTGGCGGGCGGTCCACCGGGTCAATCTCGACGGCACTTTCCTCGGTTGCCGCTATGCGATCCGCGCGATGAAAACGCGCGGATCGGGCTCCATCGTCAACATCTCGTCGCGCTCCGGTCAGGTGGGCATCCCTTTGGCGGCGGCCTATGCCTCGTCGAAGGCCGCCATTCGCAACCACACCAAGACCGTCGCGCTGTATTGCGCGCAGCAGGGCTGGGCCATCCGCTGCAATTCGATCCACCCCGCCGCGATCCTGACACCGATGTGGGAGCCGATGCTGGGCCACGGTGCAGACCGGCAGGCGCGGATGTCCGCAATCGTGGCCGATACGCCCCTCAAGCGGTTCGGACGCCCCGAGGAGGTCGCAGCCCTGGCAGTCATGCTTGCATCCGATGAAGCGGCTTACGTGACGGGCGCGGAATTCACTATCGACGGCGGCCTTCTCGCCGGTTCCGCCGCCTCGCCCGGATAG